A single Campylobacter hyointestinalis subsp. hyointestinalis DNA region contains:
- a CDS encoding NifS family cysteine desulfurase: MKVYLDNNATTMLDPEAFELMLPFLQENFGNPNSLHAYGSQTHPALRTAMDQLYAGINAKDNDDIIVTSCATESNNWVLKGIYFDKIFTGEKKRIVTTTVEHPAIGATCTFLESLGVEVTRIDVNEEGVITPEDLRRVMGDDVALVTIMWANNETGMIFPIKELAKVSHEYGALFHTDAVQAMGKIPVNAQDVDVDFLSFSAHKFHGPKGVGGLFIKDSMKLTSLLHGGEHMGGRRSGTLNVAGIVAMGKALENANKFLNYEDAHVRRLRDKLEDALLELPEVTVIGKKEHRVPNTILASIKGVEGEAMLWDLNQAGIAASTGSACASEDLESNPIMEAIGADSELAHTALRLSLSRFNTEEEIDYAIEKIKAATKRLRSISSSYAYAPKWHKSGL, translated from the coding sequence TTGAAAGTATATTTAGACAATAACGCAACCACTATGCTTGATCCTGAAGCTTTTGAGCTTATGTTACCGTTTTTGCAAGAAAACTTTGGAAATCCAAACTCACTTCACGCTTACGGTAGCCAAACGCACCCTGCTTTGCGTACTGCTATGGACCAACTATATGCTGGTATAAATGCGAAAGATAACGATGATATTATCGTTACTAGCTGTGCTACTGAGAGCAATAACTGGGTTTTAAAAGGCATTTATTTTGACAAGATTTTTACGGGTGAAAAAAAACGTATAGTCACTACCACAGTCGAACACCCAGCTATCGGAGCAACTTGTACGTTTTTAGAAAGTCTTGGTGTAGAAGTTACAAGGATAGATGTCAATGAAGAAGGTGTCATTACGCCAGAGGATCTTAGGCGCGTGATGGGCGATGACGTGGCACTTGTCACAATAATGTGGGCAAATAACGAAACAGGAATGATATTTCCTATAAAAGAGCTTGCTAAAGTATCTCACGAATACGGAGCGCTTTTTCATACCGACGCCGTTCAAGCTATGGGTAAAATTCCAGTAAACGCCCAGGACGTAGATGTGGATTTTCTAAGCTTCTCGGCGCATAAATTTCACGGTCCAAAAGGCGTAGGTGGACTATTTATAAAAGACAGCATGAAGCTTACTAGTTTGCTTCACGGCGGAGAGCATATGGGAGGCAGAAGAAGCGGTACGCTAAACGTAGCTGGGATAGTAGCTATGGGAAAAGCACTAGAAAATGCTAATAAATTCTTAAACTACGAAGATGCTCATGTAAGAAGACTAAGAGACAAACTAGAAGATGCTTTGCTTGAACTTCCAGAAGTTACTGTTATAGGCAAAAAAGAACATAGAGTGCCAAATACTATTTTAGCTTCTATAAAAGGCGTAGAAGGAGAAGCTATGCTTTGGGATCTAAATCAAGCAGGTATAGCAGCTAGTACTGGCTCGGCTTGTGCAAGCGAAGATCTAGAAAGCAACCCGATAATGGAAGCCATAGGCGCAGATAGTGAGCTAGCTCATACCGCACTTAGACTCTCTCTATCTAGATTTAACACTGAAGAAGAGATAGACTATGCTATAGAAAAGATAAAAGCAGCTACTAAAAGACTAAGAAGTATCTCAAGTAGTTATGCTTACGCTCCAAAATGGCATAAATCTGGATTATAA
- a CDS encoding iron-sulfur cluster assembly scaffold protein NifU, whose protein sequence is MAKGNLISGNIWDEYSQKVQDAMNHPKNMGEITEEEAKAMGCKLIIADHGAESCGDAVRLYWAVEEGTDIIKEAKFKSFGCGTAIASSDYMAELCKGKTVDEAVKITNIDVEKSMRDTPDIPAVPPQKMHCSVMAYDVIKAAAASYKGVDPEHFEDEIIVCECARVSLGTIKEVIRLNDLKTVEEITRYTKAGAFCKSCIKPGGHEKREYYLVDILAETRAEMEAERLKAVADAKISGSGLDSDLSFEELTIVKQLKAVEAVIDENIRPMLVMDGGNLEILDIKKDEESGKIDIYIRYLGACSGCASGAGGTLYAIETVLQENLSPNIRVLPV, encoded by the coding sequence ATGGCTAAAGGAAACTTAATAAGCGGAAATATATGGGACGAGTACTCACAAAAAGTACAAGACGCTATGAATCACCCAAAAAACATGGGCGAAATCACAGAAGAAGAAGCTAAAGCTATGGGCTGTAAGCTCATCATTGCAGACCACGGCGCTGAGAGTTGCGGAGATGCGGTCAGACTTTACTGGGCTGTCGAAGAAGGCACCGATATCATCAAAGAAGCTAAATTTAAAAGCTTTGGATGTGGAACAGCAATAGCAAGTAGCGACTATATGGCTGAGCTTTGCAAAGGTAAAACCGTAGATGAAGCAGTCAAAATCACAAATATAGATGTAGAAAAATCTATGCGTGATACTCCTGATATACCAGCTGTTCCACCACAAAAAATGCACTGCTCGGTTATGGCTTATGATGTTATAAAAGCAGCTGCGGCTAGCTATAAAGGTGTAGATCCAGAGCATTTTGAAGATGAGATCATAGTATGTGAATGTGCTAGAGTAAGTCTTGGTACGATAAAAGAAGTAATTCGTTTAAATGACTTAAAAACAGTAGAAGAGATAACTAGGTACACAAAGGCAGGGGCTTTTTGTAAAAGCTGTATCAAACCAGGCGGTCATGAAAAAAGAGAGTATTATCTAGTCGATATCTTAGCAGAAACTAGAGCCGAAATGGAAGCTGAAAGACTAAAAGCCGTAGCTGACGCAAAAATAAGCGGAAGCGGACTTGATAGCGATCTAAGCTTTGAAGAGCTAACTATCGTAAAACAACTAAAAGCCGTAGAAGCAGTAATAGATGAAAATATACGCCCTATGCTTGTGATGGACGGTGGAAATCTTGAGATATTGGATATCAAAAAAGACGAAGAGAGCGGTAAAATAGACATTTACATTAGATATCTTGGTGCTTGTAGTGGTTGTGCGAGTGGAGCTGGCGGTACGCTTTATGCGATAGAAACAGTACTTCAAGAAAATCTCAGCCCAAATATCAGAGTACTTCCTGTTTGA
- a CDS encoding bacteriohemerythrin, giving the protein MIPIWDAKYSINNDEIDAQHQKLFELARKAYIYANKNISKDDMKGIIGEFFEYMKEHFSKEELYMEQIDYPRLEEHSKIHKDIINSMSNLIRTTKNINEMKENLVVIAEKWLLEHILQNDVKIEEWRRLKVLNLQKDPKKDEIKYKYVCGCQNKIHNISKTVHDRILQGKKYSCTICNQLIKIKD; this is encoded by the coding sequence ATGATTCCTATATGGGATGCGAAGTATAGCATTAACAATGACGAGATAGACGCGCAACATCAAAAATTGTTCGAATTAGCAAGAAAAGCTTATATATATGCGAACAAAAATATCTCAAAAGACGATATGAAGGGCATTATAGGCGAATTCTTTGAGTATATGAAAGAACATTTTAGCAAAGAAGAGCTATATATGGAGCAAATAGACTATCCAAGACTAGAAGAACACTCCAAGATCCATAAAGACATTATAAATAGTATGTCAAATTTGATACGCACTACAAAAAATATCAATGAGATGAAAGAAAATTTAGTCGTAATAGCTGAAAAATGGCTACTTGAACACATACTTCAAAATGATGTCAAAATAGAGGAATGGAGACGTTTAAAAGTCCTAAATCTACAAAAAGATCCGAAAAAAGATGAGATAAAGTACAAATACGTCTGCGGCTGCCAAAATAAAATACACAATATATCCAAAACCGTACATGATAGAATACTACAAGGCAAGAAATATTCATGTACTATATGCAACCAACTTATAAAAATAAAAGACTGA
- the infC gene encoding translation initiation factor IF-3, with the protein MSKEKDVYLNEEIRAEQIRCVGDDGTVYGVISRDEALGIAGRMGLDLVLIAPDAKPPVCKIMDYGKFRYQQEKKQKEAKKKQKVIEVKEIKLSVKIAQNDINYKIKHAQEFLEEGKHVKFRVFLKGREMATPEVGVVMLEKIWELVKDFAERDKAPILEGRYVNMLVTPKKG; encoded by the coding sequence TTGAGCAAAGAAAAAGACGTGTACCTAAACGAAGAGATTCGTGCAGAGCAGATAAGATGTGTGGGCGATGATGGCACTGTTTATGGTGTGATCAGCCGTGATGAGGCTTTAGGAATAGCTGGACGTATGGGGCTAGATCTAGTCCTTATCGCTCCTGATGCTAAACCACCGGTTTGTAAGATAATGGACTACGGTAAATTCCGTTATCAGCAAGAGAAAAAACAAAAAGAAGCCAAGAAAAAACAAAAAGTTATCGAAGTAAAAGAGATAAAACTCTCTGTAAAAATAGCCCAAAACGATATAAACTATAAAATCAAACACGCACAAGAATTTCTCGAAGAGGGCAAACACGTTAAATTTAGAGTTTTCCTAAAAGGACGTGAAATGGCTACCCCAGAAGTCGGTGTAGTAATGCTTGAAAAAATTTGGGAATTAGTAAAAGATTTTGCGGAACGTGACAAAGCTCCTATTTTAGAGGGTCGCTACGTAAATATGCTAGTAACCCCTAAAAAAGGTTAG
- the thrS gene encoding threonine--tRNA ligase — MMSDVIAYKVNGEIVDTQSYGGNGGEEILFDNSKEALDVIRHSCAHLMAAAIKELYPNAKFFVGPSIEDGFYYDMRVSKNDGEKLGESDLEEIEKKMKELALAKIDIVKFNSTKSEVAAKYASDDLKQEVLKRIPDGVVSLYSQGNFEDICRGPHVPNTIFTRFFKLTRIAGAYLGGDENREMLTRIYGTAYADKESLKEHIRIIEEAKKRDHRKLGAEMKFFTFDDDIGVGLPIWLPNGARLRSRLEHKLYRTHRLRGYEPVRGPEILKSDAWKISGHYANYKENMYFTVIDEQEYGIKPMNCVGHIKVYQSEIRSYRDLPLKFFEYGVVHRHEKSGVLHGLFRVREFTQDDAHLFCMPSQIKENVYEILSFVDTLMGAFGFTYEMEISTKPAKAVGDDEIWEIATKALKDALDEKGLKYGIDEGGGAFYGPKIDIKITDALKRKWQCGTVQVDFNLPKRFELSYVDENNEKKQPVMLHRAILGSFERFIGILLEHTAGELPFWIAPTQVVIIPIGDDHLKYAKEIYQELLELGVDSEISSKNETLNKKIRTAEKQRVPMIIVLGDNEVANRGVALRDRRAREQKDLSLDEFLSLVKTKLNEVNF, encoded by the coding sequence ATAATGAGCGATGTAATTGCATACAAAGTAAATGGAGAAATAGTTGATACCCAAAGCTACGGTGGAAACGGTGGCGAAGAGATATTATTTGATAATTCAAAAGAAGCGTTAGATGTTATAAGGCACTCCTGTGCTCACTTGATGGCAGCTGCGATAAAAGAGCTGTATCCAAATGCAAAGTTTTTCGTAGGTCCTTCGATAGAAGACGGATTTTATTATGATATGAGAGTTAGCAAAAATGACGGCGAAAAACTAGGCGAAAGTGATCTTGAAGAGATCGAAAAAAAGATGAAAGAGCTCGCACTTGCTAAAATAGATATAGTTAAATTTAACTCTACAAAATCAGAAGTAGCAGCAAAATACGCAAGCGACGATCTAAAACAAGAAGTCTTAAAACGAATTCCAGATGGCGTCGTGAGTTTGTACTCTCAAGGAAATTTTGAAGATATTTGCCGTGGACCTCACGTACCAAATACGATTTTTACTAGATTTTTCAAGCTTACAAGGATAGCTGGAGCATACCTTGGCGGAGATGAGAATCGCGAAATGCTAACTAGAATTTACGGAACTGCTTACGCTGATAAAGAGAGTTTAAAAGAGCATATTCGTATCATTGAAGAAGCCAAAAAACGCGATCACAGAAAGCTTGGCGCTGAGATGAAGTTTTTCACTTTTGATGATGATATAGGCGTGGGACTTCCTATATGGCTACCAAATGGCGCAAGACTTAGAAGTCGCTTGGAGCACAAGCTTTATCGCACTCATAGACTTCGTGGCTATGAGCCTGTTCGCGGTCCTGAAATACTCAAAAGCGACGCTTGGAAGATAAGTGGTCACTACGCGAATTACAAAGAAAATATGTATTTTACTGTAATCGACGAGCAAGAATACGGTATAAAGCCGATGAACTGTGTGGGACACATCAAAGTGTATCAAAGTGAAATTCGTAGTTACCGCGACTTACCGCTTAAATTTTTTGAATACGGCGTAGTTCATAGACATGAAAAAAGTGGTGTTTTACACGGTCTTTTTAGAGTTCGTGAATTTACTCAAGATGACGCACATTTATTTTGTATGCCAAGCCAGATAAAAGAAAATGTTTATGAAATTCTAAGTTTTGTCGATACTTTGATGGGTGCGTTTGGTTTTACTTATGAGATGGAAATTTCAACAAAACCGGCAAAGGCGGTCGGAGACGATGAAATTTGGGAAATAGCAACAAAAGCACTTAAAGACGCTCTTGATGAAAAAGGGCTGAAATACGGCATAGACGAGGGTGGCGGTGCATTTTACGGGCCAAAGATAGATATTAAGATAACTGACGCATTAAAACGTAAATGGCAATGCGGAACAGTGCAAGTCGATTTTAACTTGCCAAAGAGATTTGAGCTTAGCTACGTGGATGAAAATAACGAGAAAAAGCAACCAGTTATGCTTCACCGAGCTATCTTAGGTAGTTTTGAGAGATTTATAGGGATCTTGCTTGAGCATACTGCCGGTGAGCTTCCATTTTGGATAGCGCCGACTCAAGTCGTCATTATCCCTATCGGAGATGACCATTTGAAATATGCAAAAGAAATTTATCAAGAGCTTTTGGAACTAGGTGTAGATAGTGAAATTTCAAGTAAAAATGAAACGTTAAATAAAAAAATAAGAACAGCAGAAAAACAAAGAGTACCGATGATAATCGTACTTGGAGATAATGAGGTCGCAAATAGAGGTGTAGCGCTTCGTGATAGACGCGCTAGAGAACAAAAAGACTTGAGCTTAGATGAATTCCTAAGTCTTGTCAAAACTAAACTAAATGAGGTGAATTTTTGA
- a CDS encoding disulfide bond formation protein B, translated as MQKAKTFYLLLSLAAILIIALPVGIANFIFGYVFGDSPCTLCWGQRQSMIYIGVTALFLLRYGFKPKYLAMMLIITAIGLWESFYHLGNHGLEDVGQGFGLAIFGLHTQFWAEVVFWAVIVFLGVIFFFAPCVQGFLDEMNGEKFRKLTTANIVAFWVFFIVVASNIVQAFVSTGPPPFWGQGDPVRYSWDPKYTIWSSEGWNDMRAPTNFLGKRDVNFPDLGLSPTKDFEFNNDYKNSPLNIEKELKFDGFKEISLNLNSPISDLNYKDGKMLIATEEYGLYITDKNLDKISSHLVLDKYFSATVERFAGVNLIGDNIRIMGINKTSVDVKENENADEVANFRYFLEGADKFEELGRDRLKTSRAKNFYILSARSDDKYTYMLTVPNNKYKNLYVVEQLNSDKGLAAEWAPDLDSNLSLKNGRSINELYISALALNDGKLYAASKAYNTLIVIDPKEKSIIDVYGLPKELSNIRAMTFVNDKLLVVDYKDNKNIIYSFSF; from the coding sequence ATGCAAAAAGCTAAAACTTTTTATTTGCTACTTTCGCTTGCCGCCATTTTAATAATCGCGCTTCCAGTCGGCATAGCAAATTTCATATTCGGATATGTTTTTGGAGATTCTCCTTGCACGCTTTGTTGGGGACAACGCCAAAGCATGATATATATAGGCGTTACGGCTCTATTTTTACTTAGATACGGCTTTAAACCAAAGTATTTAGCTATGATGCTTATCATCACCGCAATTGGACTTTGGGAAAGCTTTTATCATCTTGGAAACCACGGACTTGAAGACGTAGGTCAAGGATTTGGCTTGGCTATCTTTGGACTTCATACGCAATTTTGGGCTGAAGTCGTATTTTGGGCGGTGATAGTTTTCCTTGGCGTTATATTTTTCTTTGCACCGTGCGTACAAGGCTTTTTAGACGAGATGAACGGCGAGAAATTTAGAAAACTCACAACTGCAAATATCGTAGCATTTTGGGTATTTTTCATCGTTGTAGCTTCAAACATAGTTCAAGCTTTTGTTTCCACTGGACCTCCTCCGTTTTGGGGACAAGGCGATCCAGTAAGATATAGCTGGGATCCAAAATACACTATTTGGAGCAGCGAGGGTTGGAACGATATGAGAGCTCCTACTAATTTTTTAGGCAAAAGAGATGTAAATTTTCCAGATCTTGGACTTAGTCCTACAAAAGACTTTGAGTTTAACAACGACTATAAAAACTCGCCTTTAAATATAGAAAAAGAGCTAAAATTCGATGGCTTCAAAGAGATATCTTTAAATTTAAATTCTCCTATAAGCGACCTAAATTATAAAGATGGCAAAATGCTCATCGCCACTGAAGAATACGGGCTTTATATCACGGATAAAAACCTGGATAAGATAAGCTCTCATCTAGTACTCGATAAGTATTTTTCAGCTACAGTCGAGAGATTTGCCGGAGTAAATTTGATAGGTGATAACATACGCATAATGGGTATAAACAAAACAAGCGTAGATGTAAAAGAAAATGAAAACGCCGATGAAGTCGCGAATTTTCGTTATTTCTTAGAAGGTGCTGATAAATTTGAAGAGCTTGGACGCGATCGTCTAAAAACTAGCCGCGCTAAAAACTTCTATATCCTAAGCGCAAGAAGCGACGATAAATACACATATATGCTTACCGTACCTAACAACAAATATAAAAATCTCTACGTAGTAGAGCAACTAAATTCCGACAAAGGGTTAGCTGCTGAGTGGGCACCAGATCTAGACTCAAATCTTAGTTTAAAAAATGGCAGAAGCATAAACGAGCTATATATTTCGGCACTTGCTTTAAATGATGGAAAACTTTACGCTGCTAGTAAAGCTTATAATACTCTAATAGTCATAGACCCGAAAGAAAAATCCATAATAGACGTTTATGGATTGCCAAAGGAACTTTCTAACATAAGAGCTATGACTTTTGTAAATGATAAACTTTTAGTCGTAGATTATAAAGATAATAAAAATATAATTTACTCTTTTAGTTTTTAA
- a CDS encoding alpha/beta hydrolase, translated as MKTFMLLLGAFLCINLLAKPSNEIPKISSKAYEIFEIHSPFYFENNSTRYKVFTAKTKRQTSELTVIYTLDGNAFFPTLLNLYADSFIDKASNLLIVAIGYDSDLAFDTLKRTKDYTPKVTKEEFSKGGNADIFLEFVKTSIIPSIEKSYNVSSPKRAIFGHSFGALFALNALLKSSNTFHYYFIASPSLWWGDGSFLPQNITLKSCPEIYITIGSLERQRGKTHTINAKNLADRIGLQSGCEVKFKMFENKTHGSVIPKAMSLMIDEVLDQDAKKGILNN; from the coding sequence ATGAAAACTTTTATGTTGTTGCTTGGCGCTTTTTTGTGTATAAATTTACTTGCAAAACCATCAAATGAAATACCAAAGATCAGCAGTAAAGCGTATGAGATTTTTGAAATACATAGTCCGTTTTATTTTGAAAATAACAGTACAAGATATAAGGTTTTTACCGCAAAAACTAAGCGTCAAACAAGCGAATTAACAGTCATATATACTCTTGATGGCAATGCGTTTTTTCCTACTCTTTTAAATTTATATGCAGATAGTTTTATAGATAAAGCTTCAAATTTATTGATCGTTGCTATAGGATATGATAGCGATTTGGCTTTTGATACTTTAAAAAGGACTAAGGATTACACGCCAAAAGTAACCAAAGAAGAGTTTAGTAAAGGCGGAAATGCAGACATATTTTTGGAATTTGTAAAAACTAGCATCATACCTTCTATAGAAAAAAGTTATAACGTAAGTTCTCCAAAACGCGCTATTTTTGGCCATTCTTTTGGAGCGTTATTTGCATTAAATGCTTTGCTTAAGTCAAGCAATACGTTTCATTATTATTTCATTGCTTCGCCGTCTTTATGGTGGGGCGATGGTTCTTTTTTACCGCAAAATATCACTTTAAAAAGTTGCCCTGAAATTTACATCACGATTGGTAGCTTAGAAAGACAAAGAGGCAAAACTCATACTATAAATGCAAAGAATTTAGCCGATCGGATAGGCTTACAAAGTGGTTGCGAGGTCAAATTTAAAATGTTTGAAAATAAAACTCACGGTAGCGTGATACCAAAAGCGATGTCTTTAATGATAGATGAGGTTTTAGATCAAGATGCCAAAAAAGGCATCTTGAATAATTAA
- the hemJ gene encoding protoporphyrinogen oxidase HemJ: protein MSFETYLWIKWLHYAAFISWMAMLFYQPRLFVYHAEHIQNNGFTDVVKIQESKLYNGIGWIAMGVTLLSGLAILIFAKPELMKAGYFHIKLLCVVVLIAYHFSLGCYLKQFKENRCKKSGKFFRMYNEVPTIIMFIIIYAMIVKANLI from the coding sequence ATGAGTTTTGAGACTTATTTGTGGATTAAATGGTTGCATTACGCAGCTTTCATATCATGGATGGCTATGCTTTTTTATCAGCCAAGACTTTTTGTTTATCACGCTGAACATATACAAAACAACGGTTTTACTGATGTTGTAAAAATACAAGAAAGCAAACTTTATAATGGTATAGGCTGGATAGCTATGGGAGTTACGCTTCTTAGCGGACTTGCTATACTTATATTTGCTAAGCCTGAGCTTATGAAAGCTGGATATTTTCATATCAAACTACTTTGTGTTGTTGTTTTGATAGCTTATCATTTTAGTTTAGGATGCTATCTAAAACAATTTAAAGAAAATCGCTGTAAAAAAAGTGGCAAATTCTTTAGAATGTACAATGAAGTGCCTACTATAATTATGTTTATCATCATATATGCTATGATAGTAAAGGCGAATTTGATTTAA
- a CDS encoding NINE protein, producing the protein MTRNIYIAYALWFFLGGFGAHRIYCGKFLSGILQLLLFWVGSFTAIFLVGYFFLAIWGIWWLVDIFLTSKMVYEVNDINNLERSLSQTQNLKNIEKLYDLYQSGAISKDEFERRKASILD; encoded by the coding sequence GTGACTAGAAATATCTATATAGCGTATGCGCTTTGGTTTTTCTTAGGCGGTTTTGGTGCTCATAGAATTTATTGCGGTAAATTTTTGAGCGGAATTTTACAGCTTTTACTTTTTTGGGTCGGAAGTTTCACAGCTATATTTTTAGTGGGTTATTTTTTTCTTGCCATTTGGGGAATTTGGTGGCTAGTAGATATATTTTTAACTTCTAAAATGGTTTATGAAGTAAATGATATAAACAATCTTGAAAGATCCCTTAGCCAGACTCAAAATCTTAAAAATATAGAGAAACTATATGATTTATACCAAAGCGGTGCGATAAGTAAAGATGAGTTTGAAAGGCGAAAAGCGTCTATTTTGGACTAG
- the lspA gene encoding signal peptidase II has protein sequence MSRVVFKFLSYFAAVFAADQIIKWIFLNGFRYKSEFIDLILVYNKGVAFSMFSFLGENLKYIQLALIAVLLGYLFGQKELLRSHSTAFGLLLGGGCSNILDRFVHGGVVDYIFWHKWFNFAVFNFADMMIDLAIVIILIQSFLYRKK, from the coding sequence ATGAGTAGAGTGGTTTTTAAATTTCTATCGTATTTTGCTGCTGTTTTTGCTGCTGATCAGATCATAAAATGGATATTTTTAAACGGGTTTAGATATAAAAGTGAATTTATAGATCTGATTTTGGTCTATAATAAAGGCGTTGCTTTTTCTATGTTTTCGTTTTTGGGTGAAAATTTAAAATATATCCAACTAGCTCTTATCGCCGTTCTTTTAGGCTATCTTTTTGGTCAAAAAGAGCTTTTGAGATCTCATAGCACCGCGTTTGGCCTTTTGCTTGGCGGCGGCTGCTCAAATATACTTGATCGTTTCGTTCATGGCGGAGTTGTGGATTATATATTTTGGCATAAATGGTTTAATTTTGCCGTATTTAACTTCGCAGATATGATGATCGATCTAGCTATAGTTATCATTTTGATACAAAGTTTTTTATATAGGAAAAAATAG
- the glmM gene encoding phosphoglucosamine mutase has product MKLFGTDGVRGRAGEKLNAMTAMRLAMAAGIYFRKNSITNKILVGKDTRKSGYMIETSIVAGLTAVGYNVIQIGPMPTPAIAFLTEDMRCDAGIMISASHNPFDDNGIKFFDSFGNKLNVEAEKAIEDIFYNDEMINANQKTGLEIGQSKRIDDVIGRYIVHIKNSFPAKLTLKGLRVVLDVANGAVYKVAPTVFSELGAEIIVLNDEPNGGNINLNCGALHPENLAKEVKHLRADIGFAFDGDADRLVVVDENGRVVDGDALLGILATYLDENKMLDKKEIVATVMSNAALDDYLAKHKIKLLRSNVGDKFVLEMMKENGINFGGEQSGHIIFSDFSKTGDGLVSALQVSACLLAKSKKASEIFGVIKPYPQKLLNLKVADKKSLDSIKGLKELEDELKKIGIRTLFRYSGTENVIRLLLEGRDEALVTKKMSEVEKFFTKALNE; this is encoded by the coding sequence AGCTAAACGCGATGACTGCGATGCGTCTAGCTATGGCTGCTGGAATTTATTTTCGTAAAAACTCAATTACAAATAAGATATTAGTCGGAAAAGATACTAGAAAAAGTGGCTATATGATAGAAACTTCTATCGTCGCTGGACTAACTGCTGTAGGATATAACGTGATACAAATAGGTCCTATGCCGACTCCTGCAATAGCGTTTTTAACCGAAGATATGAGATGCGATGCTGGCATAATGATAAGTGCGAGTCACAATCCGTTTGATGATAACGGTATCAAATTTTTTGATAGTTTTGGAAACAAACTAAATGTTGAGGCTGAAAAAGCGATAGAAGATATATTTTATAATGATGAAATGATAAATGCAAACCAAAAAACAGGACTTGAGATCGGTCAGTCAAAAAGGATCGATGATGTGATCGGCAGATACATAGTTCATATCAAAAACTCATTTCCAGCTAAGCTTACCTTAAAAGGTTTACGAGTTGTTTTGGACGTGGCAAACGGCGCTGTTTATAAAGTCGCTCCTACAGTATTTAGCGAGCTAGGCGCTGAGATAATAGTGCTAAATGATGAGCCAAACGGCGGAAATATAAATTTAAATTGTGGTGCTTTACATCCTGAGAATTTGGCTAAAGAAGTTAAACATTTAAGAGCAGATATCGGTTTTGCTTTTGATGGAGATGCCGATAGACTCGTAGTCGTCGATGAAAACGGCAGAGTCGTTGATGGCGACGCTCTACTTGGTATTTTAGCGACTTATCTTGATGAAAATAAGATGCTTGATAAAAAAGAGATAGTAGCTACTGTGATGAGCAATGCTGCGCTTGATGACTATCTAGCAAAACATAAGATCAAACTACTTCGCTCAAACGTGGGTGATAAATTCGTTCTTGAGATGATGAAAGAAAACGGTATAAATTTCGGTGGTGAACAAAGTGGTCATATTATATTTAGTGATTTTTCAAAGACCGGCGACGGACTTGTTTCAGCACTTCAAGTTAGTGCTTGTTTACTTGCAAAAAGCAAAAAAGCCAGTGAGATATTTGGCGTTATAAAACCATATCCACAAAAGCTTTTAAATTTAAAAGTAGCAGATAAAAAGTCTCTTGATAGTATCAAAGGTCTTAAAGAACTCGAAGATGAACTCAAAAAAATAGGAATAAGAACACTATTTAGATATTCTGGTACAGAAAACGTTATAAGACTTTTGCTTGAAGGACGTGATGAGGCGTTGGTAACTAAAAAAATGTCCGAAGTGGAAAAATTCTTTACAAAAGCATTAAATGAGTAG